From a single Nodosilinea sp. FACHB-141 genomic region:
- a CDS encoding formylglycine-generating enzyme family protein — MALTLRRTPRTAQGFVEPLLAVGDALPLHMVLVPGGTFLMGSPDDEPEREESEGPHEVTVPSFFMGRYPVTQAQWQAVAALPQVERELKADPSRFKGVNRPVECVTWYDAVEFCARLLAHTGRPYRLPSEAEWEYACRAGTTTPFHFGDSITTDLANYRGTDREYQGDIYSGAYGDGPHGEYREETTDVGSFKVANTFGLYDMHGNVFEWCQDWWHEGYEGAPADGSAWLAHDDAAEENRVLRGGSWNYSPGDCRSAGRNRGAPDNFGNFGGFRVVCGGAR, encoded by the coding sequence ATGGCGCTTACCCTTCGTCGCACCCCCCGCACCGCCCAGGGCTTTGTAGAGCCCCTGCTGGCGGTGGGCGATGCCCTGCCCCTGCACATGGTGCTAGTGCCCGGCGGCACCTTTTTGATGGGCTCCCCAGACGACGAGCCAGAGCGAGAGGAAAGTGAAGGCCCGCATGAGGTTACAGTGCCGTCCTTCTTTATGGGCCGCTACCCGGTGACTCAGGCCCAATGGCAAGCGGTGGCTGCCCTGCCCCAGGTCGAGCGAGAGCTAAAGGCTGATCCCTCACGGTTCAAAGGCGTCAACCGTCCTGTAGAGTGCGTGACTTGGTACGACGCAGTGGAGTTTTGTGCCCGCCTCTTGGCCCACACAGGCCGCCCCTACCGCCTGCCCAGCGAGGCTGAATGGGAATATGCCTGTCGAGCGGGCACTACCACCCCGTTCCACTTTGGCGACTCGATCACTACTGACCTAGCTAACTACCGAGGCACCGATCGGGAATACCAAGGTGACATCTACTCGGGAGCCTATGGCGATGGCCCCCACGGTGAGTATCGGGAAGAGACGACGGATGTGGGTAGCTTTAAGGTGGCCAACACCTTTGGCTTGTACGACATGCACGGCAACGTTTTTGAATGGTGCCAAGACTGGTGGCATGAGGGCTATGAAGGAGCCCCTGCAGACGGCAGTGCCTGGTTAGCCCATGATGATGCTGCTGAAGAGAACCGCGTGCTGCGGGGCGGTTCCTGGAACTACAGTCCTGGGGACTGCCGGTCGGCGGGCCGTAACAGGGGCGCGCCCGACAACTTCGGCAACTTTGGTGGTTTTCGGGTGGTGTGCGGCGGCGCGAGGTAG
- a CDS encoding formylglycine-generating enzyme family protein — MTELLTLEQRHERAERRVNRFVDRFEPAYYDLVCHAALPLILTPELVSYLRNEFLREVPWMAEVDLLLSDLCSPVGYELYTMDADVRAYALAEQSPTFTAERRREVANLLISYVRYLAEHQSYLSDRELEAQQWAAMLCLGEAERQTVVSKLVERFQSAEIGVAIVGADLLDNAEIAHLAQLTETLKPQLADYPELIEYAALVSDVQLRNIALKRARVEKTYVVAPGQFLRLPAALQTELVAKGRIQVGKNVTQQVFLSELPAAGVTNGTQDSSSIKSRFESINELNSLPDHQFEALLFALNLPMGVMPPRSAAQGLRASALLQWIEGPTGPGLDTLQAVLEQVQAEESSAESSVSFPPLEPFEFIEAHFDLDDDPNPFPPPLQPDEFTVIALEVQPDRGTPQDLEPFNFIVATIQRRPSPQQEQRSLFGGLFGDRSNSSEWEILRQEQQAYRLQEPLPGIAPLEMVSIPRGTFLMGSPDKEPERIEREGPQHEVIVPSFFMGRYLVTQAQWRVVAAMPQVERELMTDPSQFKGNNRPVECVTWYDAVEFCARLSAHTGRQYRLPTEAEWEYACRAGTTTPFHFGKTISPELANYDAKSTYADGPIGKSQQKTTPIYHFGIANAFGLSDMHGNVFEWCQDYLHDNYEGAPIDGSAWIAGGNASRRVLRGGSWFNLPWNCRSAYRDGYGPGDDDNYIGFRVCCSAPKALQLPTS, encoded by the coding sequence ATGACCGAGCTGCTAACCCTAGAGCAACGCCATGAGCGGGCCGAGCGCCGGGTCAACCGCTTTGTAGATCGGTTCGAGCCCGCTTATTACGACCTGGTGTGCCATGCAGCCCTGCCCCTAATTCTCACCCCAGAGTTGGTGAGTTACCTGCGCAATGAGTTTTTGCGGGAGGTACCCTGGATGGCCGAGGTGGACCTGCTGCTCTCAGACCTGTGCTCTCCAGTCGGGTACGAACTTTATACGATGGATGCCGATGTGCGGGCCTACGCATTGGCTGAGCAATCTCCCACCTTCACCGCTGAGCGCAGGCGGGAGGTGGCTAATTTGCTGATTAGCTATGTCCGTTATCTGGCGGAGCATCAGTCCTACCTGAGCGATCGCGAACTAGAGGCCCAGCAGTGGGCGGCCATGCTGTGCCTGGGCGAAGCCGAACGCCAAACCGTTGTTTCTAAACTGGTCGAACGGTTTCAGTCTGCCGAAATCGGGGTAGCTATCGTAGGGGCCGACCTACTCGACAATGCTGAAATTGCCCACCTCGCTCAACTCACTGAAACCCTCAAGCCGCAGCTGGCCGATTACCCCGAGTTGATTGAATATGCCGCTTTGGTGAGCGACGTGCAACTGCGCAATATCGCCCTAAAGCGAGCCCGTGTGGAGAAAACCTATGTAGTCGCCCCTGGACAATTCTTACGATTGCCTGCTGCTCTACAGACGGAGTTGGTAGCCAAGGGGCGCATTCAAGTGGGTAAGAACGTCACCCAACAGGTGTTTTTGAGTGAGTTGCCTGCGGCCGGGGTAACTAATGGGACTCAAGACTCAAGCTCAATAAAAAGTCGGTTCGAGTCAATCAACGAGCTGAACAGCTTACCTGACCATCAATTTGAAGCCTTACTCTTTGCGCTCAATCTTCCAATGGGTGTGATGCCGCCTCGCAGTGCAGCCCAAGGACTGCGCGCATCAGCTTTGCTGCAGTGGATAGAGGGACCAACCGGGCCAGGGTTGGACACACTGCAAGCAGTTTTGGAACAGGTACAGGCAGAAGAAAGCTCAGCGGAATCCTCAGTTTCTTTTCCTCCCCTCGAACCCTTTGAGTTTATCGAAGCCCACTTTGATCTCGACGATGACCCCAACCCCTTCCCGCCCCCTCTCCAACCCGACGAATTCACCGTCATCGCTCTAGAGGTTCAGCCAGATCGTGGAACCCCTCAGGATCTCGAACCTTTCAATTTCATCGTTGCTACCATTCAGCGTCGCCCTAGCCCACAGCAGGAGCAACGCAGCCTGTTTGGTGGCCTGTTCGGCGACCGTTCTAACTCATCTGAGTGGGAAATTTTACGCCAAGAGCAACAAGCCTATCGCCTTCAAGAACCCTTGCCGGGCATCGCCCCTCTCGAAATGGTGTCTATTCCCCGAGGTACTTTCCTCATGGGCTCCCCAGATAAGGAACCAGAGCGTATAGAGCGTGAAGGCCCTCAGCATGAGGTTATAGTGCCCTCCTTTTTTATGGGCCGCTACCTAGTGACCCAGGCGCAATGGCGAGTTGTGGCTGCCATGCCCCAGGTCGAGCGAGAGCTAATGACTGACCCCTCGCAATTCAAAGGCAACAACCGCCCCGTAGAGTGCGTGACTTGGTATGACGCGGTAGAGTTTTGTGCCCGTCTCTCGGCCCACACAGGCCGTCAATATCGCCTGCCCACCGAAGCTGAGTGGGAGTATGCTTGCCGGGCCGGTACCACAACCCCCTTCCACTTTGGTAAGACCATCAGCCCAGAACTAGCCAACTACGATGCCAAATCAACCTATGCCGATGGGCCAATAGGGAAGTCTCAACAAAAGACCACCCCCATATACCACTTCGGTATTGCCAATGCCTTTGGCCTCAGTGATATGCATGGCAATGTTTTTGAGTGGTGCCAAGACTATTTGCATGACAACTATGAGGGTGCCCCCATCGACGGCAGTGCCTGGATAGCAGGTGGAAATGCTAGTAGGAGAGTTCTACGCGGCGGCTCTTGGTTCAACCTTCCGTGGAACTGCCGCTCCGCCTACCGCGACGGCTACGGGCCCGGCGACGACGACAACTACATCGGTTTTCGGGTGTGTTGTTCGGCCCCCAAGGCTCTTCAGCTACCCACCAGCTAA
- a CDS encoding MoxR family ATPase — translation MKLFTGNPNNRPANPHPDSPSREPYLATEDLVNAVNLAIFLKRPLLLEGEAGCGKTRLASAIAYELGYPLYRWNIRSKTRYQEGLYEYDALLRLHDVNLSQKLDGAIVEGERLVDPRKAEDYLDLKELGKAFELEDHPAVVLIDEIDKADLDFPNDLLTVLEEPYEFTIRETGRAVRAHHPPIVIITSNKEKGNLPAPFLRRCVYHYIEFPNQPEQLKQIVEIHFLPAEDTTVEGQPSPPPEDLVDTAIARFLAIRQQKGLAKLPGTSEFLDWLRVLAQFGSQAPYPAEALPETGPLPYRELLFKLRSDWRQAGFSASS, via the coding sequence ATGAAACTCTTTACGGGTAACCCCAATAACCGTCCTGCCAACCCTCACCCTGACTCCCCTAGTCGAGAGCCCTACCTGGCGACGGAGGATCTGGTGAACGCGGTAAATCTGGCGATTTTCCTCAAGCGACCCCTCCTACTGGAAGGGGAAGCAGGCTGTGGTAAAACCCGCCTTGCCTCGGCGATCGCCTATGAATTGGGCTATCCGCTCTATCGCTGGAACATTCGCTCTAAAACTCGATACCAAGAAGGATTGTACGAGTACGATGCCTTGCTAAGGCTCCACGACGTTAACCTGAGCCAAAAGTTAGACGGAGCTATTGTCGAGGGAGAACGCCTGGTAGACCCTAGGAAGGCGGAGGACTACTTAGATCTCAAAGAATTGGGCAAAGCCTTTGAATTGGAAGACCACCCGGCAGTGGTGCTCATTGACGAAATTGACAAGGCAGACCTGGACTTTCCTAATGATTTGCTCACCGTCTTAGAAGAGCCTTACGAATTTACCATTCGAGAAACCGGCAGAGCCGTGAGGGCTCATCATCCGCCCATTGTGATCATTACCAGTAATAAGGAGAAGGGCAATCTGCCTGCCCCCTTTTTGCGGCGCTGTGTTTATCACTACATTGAATTTCCGAACCAACCGGAGCAATTGAAGCAAATTGTCGAGATTCATTTCCTACCTGCTGAGGACACCACGGTAGAGGGGCAGCCCAGCCCGCCACCGGAGGATTTGGTGGATACCGCGATCGCCCGTTTTTTAGCGATTCGGCAACAAAAGGGGCTGGCCAAACTGCCCGGTACCAGCGAATTTTTAGACTGGCTGCGGGTGCTGGCCCAGTTTGGATCACAGGCCCCCTACCCGGCTGAGGCCTTGCCCGAAACTGGGCCGCTACCTTACCGGGAACTGCTCTTTAAGCTTCGTAGCGATTGGCGACAGGCCGGGTTTAGCGCATCGTCATGA
- a CDS encoding formylglycine-generating enzyme family protein gives MASPQLTLNKRQGRNQCYDEALAEGVLPLRMMQIPAGTFLMGSPKDELERQTSEGPQHEVTLSQFFMGKYPITQAQWRAVATLPQVERELKFDPSSFHSDLRPVEQVSWYDAMEFCDRLTILTNRQYRLPTEAEWEYACRAGTITPFHFGETITTDLANYRGTDNEERKWSGSYGDAPKGEYREETTSVNQFEGANAFGLCDMHGNIFEWCQDHWHDSYEGAPTDGSAWTEGGNSELRVRRGGSWLLSPRYCRSAYRYINQPSYDYYDLGFRVVCSGPRALLSSL, from the coding sequence ATGGCCTCACCCCAACTCACCCTGAACAAACGCCAGGGCCGCAACCAGTGCTACGACGAAGCCCTGGCTGAAGGCGTGCTACCCCTACGGATGATGCAGATCCCCGCGGGCACCTTTCTCATGGGCTCCCCAAAGGACGAACTAGAACGCCAGACGAGCGAAGGCCCCCAGCATGAGGTCACCCTCTCCCAGTTCTTCATGGGCAAATACCCCATTACCCAAGCTCAATGGCGGGCGGTGGCCACCCTGCCCCAGGTCGAGCGTGAGCTCAAGTTTGACCCATCAAGCTTCCATAGCGACCTACGTCCTGTGGAGCAGGTGTCTTGGTACGATGCGATGGAGTTTTGTGACAGACTCACGATTCTGACCAACCGTCAATACCGTCTGCCTACCGAGGCCGAATGGGAATATGCCTGCCGAGCTGGTACTATAACTCCCTTCCACTTTGGCGAAACCATCACCACTGACCTTGCTAACTACCGAGGCACCGACAACGAGGAACGCAAGTGGTCGGGTTCCTATGGCGATGCTCCCAAAGGCGAATACCGCGAAGAGACTACCTCAGTAAATCAGTTTGAGGGGGCGAATGCCTTTGGCCTCTGCGACATGCACGGCAATATATTTGAGTGGTGCCAAGACCATTGGCATGACAGCTATGAGGGTGCGCCCACCGACGGCAGTGCCTGGACAGAAGGCGGAAACTCAGAGCTACGAGTCAGACGCGGCGGATCTTGGCTCCTCAGTCCGAGGTACTGCCGCTCCGCGTACCGCTACATCAATCAGCCTAGCTACGACTACTATGACCTCGGGTTTCGAGTTGTTTGTTCGGGCCCTAGGGCTCTGCTATCGTCGTTGTAG